The following are from one region of the Siniperca chuatsi isolate FFG_IHB_CAS linkage group LG13, ASM2008510v1, whole genome shotgun sequence genome:
- the dhrs1 gene encoding dehydrogenase/reductase SDR family member 1: MSLSGWVCVVTGASRGIGRGIALQLSEAGATVYITGRQEKTLKQTAAQVKERGGNCVPVICDSTKDEQIEELFERIKREQNGRLDILVNNAYAGVQAIFENMGNKFWETDPSIWDSINNTGLRGHYFFSVYASRVMVAQGRGLIVTISSMGGLRYLFNVPYGVGKAACDRLAADMAVELKSRGVASVSLWPGAVQTELVSQYILAKDIPNDVNSKFKDVFADGETTELSGKCIVNLAKDKNLMSLTGKVLMTCDLARRYGIRDVDGRTVADFTSLKFLLTQVPYLSWLSAVVPSFVRLPRFVLSLANNRF, encoded by the exons ATGTCCCTGTCTGGCTGGGTGTGTGTAGTAACAGGTGCCTCCAGAGGCATTGGCAGGGGAATAGCTCTCCAGCTGTCGGAGGCAGGAGCCACCGTCTACATCACAGGGCGCCAGGAGAAGACTCTGAAACAAACTGCTGCACAG GTTAAGGAGAGGGGTGGAAACTGTGTGCCAGTTATCTGTGATTctacaaaagatgaacaaattGAAGAACTGTTTGAACGGATCAAACGTGAACAGAATGGCAGGCTGGATATCCTGGTTAACAATGCCTATGCTGGAGTACAG GCTATCTTTGAGAATATGGGGAACAAGTTCTGGGAAACTGATCCGTCCATTTGGGATTCCATCAACAACACAGGCCTCAG GGGCCACTATTTCTTCTCAGTTTATGCATCCCGGGTGATGGTGGCTCAAGGTCGGGGTTTGATAGTCACCATTTCATCAATGGGGGGGCTTCGGTATCTGTTCAATGTTCCATATGGCGTTGGTAAAGCCGCA TGTGACAGGCTGGCAGCAGACATGGCTGTTGAGCTGAAAAGTAGGGGAGTGGCTTCTGTCAGCCTGTGGCCAGGAGCAGTACAAACAGAGTTGGTGTCTCAGTACATATTGGCGAAAGACATACCAAACGATGTAAATTCTAAG TTTAAAGATGTATTTGCCGACGGAGAAACAACAGAACTGAGTGGGAAGTGCATCGTCAATCTGGCAAAAG ATAAAAATCTGATGTCACTGACTGGGAAAGTGCTCATGACTTGTGACCTGGCAAGGCGGTATGGGATTCGAGATGTTGATG GAAGGACTGTAGCTGATTTCACTTCCCTAAAATTCCTCCTGACCCAGGTCCCATATCTCTCCTGGCTGTCAGCTGTTGTTCCTTCATTCGTACGCCTGCCACGCTTTGTGCTCTCCCTTGCAAATAACCGGTTCTAA
- the si:ch211-14a17.10 gene encoding protein MLP1 — translation MAVGSHFIWIPFLLSCVFQASDSRHVRQFVSSGHTGNSEITPSVGIDPKNVNVMLNIKTCTDNETSALRRETRLLKLQLSTCSSTASAITGSYQTQVQNKMKRLLETYDSDTFLILKIITLTREVNTLQKKIKHAANSTENTFEITALQRELQEKTNELNVKTQQIERSHTNASLILQIISLQNQIWDLEQAKSRSGETSLQIDKRILALQEQMDLLISQQRGKGYADIDMLELISVHSKIAVMQRLIRVHIEQSRVNAADYQRQWRQKVELLKRKILQLNRDENNIDLTKDILKLQAEIENFRQLLTNSKTTTDFQLKELRFILEEEKKKQDKLQKQLEEEEYGQAQLIMKIINIMNELRELDVEEQGQTTSTSQATTLQTLLQAKEMEYAKAQDKINELQRELRLKNEKCSGLEEKYEQVKTEYEQTIVDLKRTGNDKAALILNVINLHDELKTLSALISTTKDPERISELQRQLEEKQEELNSKTADIERLIANPKIILTIIELQNEIWDLEKTAANSDRVKELQNRVDGLITEIDDEGDENTKLMLKIMTLQSQVGQLQRQLSDLQKLETSQATRKNLQLTFTNPQASKFLQIQLHAKGAEHAKAQAEVRVLNVINLHDELKTLSALISTTKDPERISELQRQLEEKQEELNSKTADIERLIANPKIILTIIELQNEIWDLEKTAANSDRVKGDENTKLMLKIMTLQSQVGQLQRQLSDLQKLETSQATQLANDLTTTKKELQKYVNELNEKNQTNARLILTVTDLHNQLRNLDKEQRNNNTSFLTITQLREQLKAKMTQHSHDQAEIKVLQIQLHAKGAEHAKAQAEVRELQRKLRLKNEKCSGLEEKYEQVKTEYEQTIVDLKRTGNDKAALILNVINLHDELKTLSALISTTKDPERISELQRQLEEKQEELNSKTADIERLIANPKIILTIIELQNEIWDLEKTAANSDRVKELQNRVDGLITEIDAAAMLKIMTLQSQVGQLQRQLSDLQKLETSQATQLINDLTTTKKELQKYVNELNEKNQTNARLILTVTDLHNQLRNLDKEKNNVIQTASAASIKLREQLKAKVEEHSRNQAEIKALQNQLNQTEAQCSSYEQKLQELQNDLDAKLTDLQSKSDTVTSLALQVSTLTLQVEELKRQLQNTQSETKIKELQKIIDEKTNELAKKTEALKAKSAQPQRILQIIAIQTEIEKLAIVATNDTHYNKIRALQDHLNYLIEGIQDENSENTQLIFKILARQDEIAKLRKQKEAQIQAELEKIKDLENELEDVRNQIKQKTLLLHSSDTRIANLSAEIMELHKKIKPLEVKISDLKGENAQNLEEYKKRLDLTKRQLQDSELLLKETDANNFKLIMEIADLRAQLTKTQKKASKAIQKNINELEQEIQAQQRENRKLENANKDLEAEVNILNIRCSDANTRCDHLQRQLQQSQEDLNHLQKEYNNLERQLQQGQDNVHYLQQQLHEKDSRLSQLQQELEEQTREYNKLQDNYKNLQNKLIDEEDKTIIAWKMAFDPNTANPRIALSDDNTVMSTTAEMQNVPELPGRFDVVLAVLGSTGFSSGRRYWEVSVAGKLCYHLGMASESIQRKGSMAFNPTNGFWTIVLNKQGQYRAIDKIPVIIPVQTQPLTLGILLDYKKGQISFYDAGARSHMYSFVGQSFTDKIFPFINFCVEDVDSQIPIVLLAPGPTDWIK, via the exons ATGGCTGTAGGTTCTCACTTCATTTGGAttcccttccttctctcctgtGTCTTTCAAGCTTCTGACAGCAGACATG TCCGTCAGTTTGTGAGTAGTGGTCATACGGGAAATTCAGAG ATAACTCCATCAGTAGGAATTGATCCCaagaatgtaaatgtaatg TTAAATATCAAAACTTGTACTG ACAATGAAACCTCTGCGTTGAGGAGAGAAACCAGATTGCTGAAACTGCAGCTTTCCACATGCAGTTCCACAGCCTCAGCTATTACTGGCT CTTATCAAACCCAGGtacagaacaaaatgaaacGGCTTCTGGAGACATATGATAGTGACACATTTCTGA TTCTGAAAATCATTACACTCACCAGGGAGGTGAATACATTACAGAAGAAGATCAAACATGCTGCTAATTCTACTGAAAATACTTTTGAAATCACAG CGCTGCAGAGAGAGCTGCAAGAGAAAACCAATGAACTGAATGTAAAGACACAGCAGATTGAAAGAAGCCACACAAACGCATCGCTGA ttcttCAGATCATCTCACTGCAAAATCAGATCTGGGATTTGGAACAGGCAAAATCAAGAAGTGGAGAAACTAGTCTTCAAATCGACAAGAGAATTCTGG CTCTGCAAGAGCAAATGGACCTGTTGATCAGTCAGCAGCGAGGCAAAGGATATGCAGACATCGATA TGCTGGAGCTGATTTCTGTGCACAGTAAGATCGCAGTGATGCAGAGGCTCATCCGTGTCCACATTGAGCAATCCAGAGTTAATGCTGCTG atTATCAGAGGCAATGGAGGCAAAAAGTTGAGCTACTTAAAAGGAAGATTTTGCAGTTGAATCGTGATGAGAATAACATAGATCTTA caaAGGACATTTTGAAACTGCAGGCCGAGATAGAGAATTTTAGACAGTTATTGACGAACAGCAAAACCACAACTGATTTCCAACTTAAAG AGCTGAGATTTATtttggaggaggagaagaaaaagcaaGACAAGTTACAGAAACAACTGGAGGAAGAAGAGTATGGCCAGGCACAACTGA TCATGAAAATCATCAACATAATGAACGAGTTGAGAGAGCTAGATGTTGAGGAGCAAGGCCAGACAACATCAACAAGTCAAGCCACCA CTCTTCAGACTCTGCTTCAAGCCAAAGAAATGGAATATGCCAAAGCTCAGGATAAAATAAATG AGCTGCAGAGGGAACTGCgattaaagaatgaaaaatgctCTGGTCTTGAGGAAAAATATGAGC AGGTAAAGACTGAATATGAACAGACGATTGTAGACCTGAAAAGAACTGGGAACGACAAAGCAGCACTCA TTCTGAACGTGATAAACCTGCATGATGAGCTGAAGACTCTGAGTGCTCTGATCTCCACCACAAAAGACCCAGAGAGGATCTCAG agctgcagaggcaACTGGAAGAGAAGCAAGAAGAACTGAACTCCAAGACTGCAGACATAGAGAGACTGATTGCCAACCCAAAAATAA ttttaacGATCATCGAGCTGCAGAATGAGATATGGGACCTTGAGAAAACGGCTGCCAATAGTGACCGTGTAAAAG AGTTGCAAAACAGAGTGGATGGCCTTATCACTGAAATAGACGACGAAGGcgatgaaaacacaaaactga TGCTGAAAATCATGACGCTGCAGAGTCAGGTGGGGCAGCTGCAGAGACAGTTGTCAGACCTCCAGAAGTTAGAAACCTCTCAGGCAACCCGTAAGAACCTCCAGCTAACCTTTACAAATCCCCAAGCAAGCAAAT TCCTTCAGATTCAGCTTCATGCCAAAGGAGCGGAACATGCCAAAGCTCAGGCTGAGGTCAGAG TTCTGAACGTGATAAACCTGCATGATGAGCTGAAGACTCTGAGTGCTCTGATCTCCACCACAAAAGACCCAGAGAGGATCTCAG agctgcagaggcaACTGGAAGAGAAGCAAGAAGAACTGAACTCCAAGACTGCAGACATAGAGAGACTGATTGCCAACCCAAAAATAA ttttaacGATCATCGAGCTGCAGAATGAGATATGGGACCTTGAGAAAACGGCTGCCAATAGTGACCGTGTAAAAG Gcgatgaaaacacaaaactga TGCTGAAAATCATGACGCTGCAGAGTCAGGTGGGGCAGCTGCAGAGACAGTTGTCAGACCTCCAGAAGTTAGAAACCTCTCAGGCAACCC AGCTCGCAAATGATCTTACAACCACGAAGAAAGAGCTGCAGAAATATGTCAACGAGCTGAACGAGAAGAATCAGACAAACGCCAGGTTGA TTCTTACAGTCACTGATCTGCACAACCAACTCAGAAACCTAGACAAAGAACAACGCAACAATAACACATCGTTTTTAACAATTACTC AGCTGAGGGAACAACTGAAAGCAAAAATGACGCAGCACTCTCACGATCAAGCTGAGATTAAGG TCCTTCAGATTCAGCTTCATGCCAAAGGAGCGGAACATGCCAAAGCTCAGGCTGAGGTCAGAG AGCTGCAGAGGAAACTGCgattaaagaatgaaaaatgctCTGGTCTTGAGGAAAAATATGAGC AGGTAAAGACTGAATATGAACAGACGATTGTAGACCTGAAAAGAACTGGGAACGACAAAGCAGCACTCA TTCTGAACGTGATAAACCTGCATGATGAGCTGAAGACTCTGAGTGCTCTGATCTCCACCACAAAAGACCCAGAGAGGATCTCAG agctgcagaggcaACTGGAAGAGAAGCAAGAAGAACTGAACTCCAAGACTGCAGACATAGAGAGACTGATTGCCAACCCAAAAATAA ttttaacGATCATCGAGCTGCAGAATGAGATATGGGACCTTGAGAAAACGGCTGCCAATAGTGACCGTGTAAAAG AGTTGCAAAACAGAGTGGATGGCCTTATCACTGAAATAGACGCAGCGGcga TGCTGAAAATCATGACGCTGCAGAGTCAGGTGGGGCAGCTGCAGAGACAGTTGTCAGACCTCCAGAAGTTAGAAACCTCTCAGGCAACCC AGCTCATAAATGATCTTACAACCACGAAGAAAGAGCTGCAGAAATATGTCAACGAGCTGAACGAGAAGAATCAGACAAACGCCAGGTTGA TTCTTACAGTCACTGATCTGCACAACCAACTCAGAAACctagacaaagaaaagaacaatGTGATCCAAACAGCTTCTGCTGCAAGTATTA AGCTGAGAGAACAACTGAAGGCAAAAGTGGAGGAGCACTCTCGTAATCAGGCTGAGATCAAGG CTCTGCAGAATCAACTGAACCAGACAGAGGCACAGTGTTCCAGTTATGAACAGAAACTTCAAG AGCTGCAGAATGACCTGGATGCCAAATTGACGGATCTGCAGTCCAAATCCGATACTGTTACTTCACTTG CTCTTCAAGTTTCTACATTAACCCTGCAAGTGGAAGAGCTAAAGAGACAACTGCAAAACACTCAGTCTGAAACCAAGATaaaag aACTTCAAAAAATTATTGATGAGAAAACGAATGAGCTGGCCAAAAAAACAGAGGCGCTAAAAGCAAAAAGTGCTCAACCACAAAGAA TTCTGCAGATTATTGCAATACAAACAGAGATTGAGAAATTGGCGATTGTGGCAACAAATGACACACATTACAACAAGATTAGAG CACTCCAAGACCATTTGAACTATTTGATTGAAGGAATTCAagatgaaaacagtgaaaatactCAACTGA TATTTAAAATCTTGGCCCGACAAGATGAAATAGCAAAACTGAGGAAGCAAAAAGAGGCTCAGATACAAGCAGAGTTGGAGAAAATTAAAG ATCTGGAGAATGAACTGGAGGACGTCAGaaatcagataaaacaaaagacactgctgctgcactcaAGTGACACGAGGATTGCTAACTTGT cGGCTGAGATTATGGAACTTCACAAGAAAATCAAACCACTGGAAGTTAAGATATCAGACCTCAAAGGAGAAAACGCTCAGAACCTCGAAG AGTATAAGAAGAGACTGGATTTGACAAAGAGGCAACTGCAAGACAGTGAACTTCTACTCAAGGAAACAGAtgcaaataattttaaattga TAATGGAGATTGCTGATCTGAGGGCACAACTGACAAAGACTCAGAAAAAGGCATCCAAAGctatacaaaaaaatatcaatg AATTGGAACAAGAAATACAAGCACAGcaaagagagaacagaaaacTTGAAAACGCAAATAAag ACTTAGAGGCAGAGGTCAACATACTGAATATACGCTGCTCTGATGCCAACACCCGGTGTGACC ATTTACAAAGACAACTGCAACAGAGCCAGGAGGATTTGAATCACCTGCAGAAAGAATACAACA ACTTAGAGAGGCAACTGCAGCAGGGCCAGGACAACGTTCattacctgcagcagcagctgcatgaGAAGGATAGCAGGCtcagccagctgcagcaggagtTAGAAGAACAGACCAGGGAGTATAACAAACTGCAGGACAACTACAAAA atCTTCAAAACAAACTGATTGATGAGGAAGATAAAACGATCATTGCCT GGAAGATGGCCTTTGATCCAAACACAGCAAACCCAAGAATAGCTCTGTCTGACGATAACACTGTGATGTCCACTACTGCGGAAATGCAAAATGTCCCCGAACTTCCAGGCCGGTTTGATGTGGTTCTCGCTGTCCTGGGCTCAACTGGCTTCTCAAGTGGCAGAAGATACTGGGAGGTATCTGTAGCTGGGAAGCTTTGTTACCACCTTGGGATGGCCAGTGAATCTATTCAAAGAAAGGGAAGTATGGCATTCAATCCGACAAATGGTTTCTGGACTATAGTCCTGAACAAACAGGGTCAGTACAGAGCTATTGATAAGATACCAGTTATTATTCCAGTTCAGACACAACCTCTGACACTGGGCATTCTGCTAGACTACAAAAAGGGACAGATCTCTTTTTATGATGCTGGTGCCAGATCTCATATGTACTCATTTGTAGGTCAAAGTTTTACGGACAAAATCTTTCCATTTATCAATTTTTGTGTTGAGGATGTTGACAGTCAAATTCCAATAGTGTTACTTGCTCCTGGACCGACTGACTGGATAAAATAG
- the lg13h14orf119 gene encoding uncharacterized protein C14orf119 homolog — translation MAWFSHVSQGSNQQQQQQQPTDSHRLTDILCSTHNSRLRGPTEGSPTMATQHWTGCLTPSPEDFPSAPQGVASPPSLEKLSCASPSAGQGRDPEPISYVSLQEQRCVLSWFHSWTATQRERFLQDLLGKAVPGKVCTLLDSLSTLQVKDRLPNIFECQLRLWSQWFESWQEEERNHFLHMLEERDPVFVAHFYRSVAGTAGRD, via the exons ATGGCGTGGTTCAGTCATGTCAGTCAAGGCTCaaatcagcagcagcaacagcagcagcccaCTGACAGCCACAGACTCACAGACATCTTGTGTAGCACTCACAACTCCAGGCTCAGAGGTCCGACAGAGGGATCACCGACCATGGCAACACAACACTGGACCGGCTGCCTCACTCCCAGCCCGGAGGACTTTCCATCAGCTCCACAGGGTGTAGCCAGCCCTCCCAGCCTTGAGAAGCTGTCTTGCGCTTCTCCAAGTGCAGGTCAGGGGAGAGATCCGGAGCCTATCTCCTATGTAAGCCTCCAGGAGCAGCGGTGCGTCCTGAGCTGGTTCCACAGCTGGACCGCTACTCAAAGAGAGCGGTTCTTGCAGGACCTTCTGGGAAAAGCTGTGCCTGGGAAAGTGTGCACCCTCCTAGATTCACTCAGTACTCTTCAG GTTAAAGACAGACTACCAAACATCTTTGAATGCCAGCTGCGCCTGTGGTCCCAATGGTTTGAGTCTTggcaagaagaggagaggaatcATTTCCTGCACATGCTGGAAGAGCGGGACCCAGTTTTTGTTGCCCACTTTTACAGGAGTGTAGCCGGTACAGCAGGAAGAGACTGA
- the homeza gene encoding homeobox and leucine zipper encoding a, protein MEMYSDHNGRNGLLLSMKEPFEGKVTTTECEEKLEAKRSKDLRHSASSAESNATGVASFTTNHNSVVCLPLVSEGLKLVWTQSDQTRELDTIPELVQAFNLFPYPSSREVNTLARVCALPLDKVKVWFMVQRIKYGISWSSEEIEETRRKLAVPELCDDPTETKEEVKMKCKSRSCEELVIEDKDSDDIEGALSSFTPPKKKPKCESPDSYKPAKPTAPCFSSTLPPPQDSYFYRPPADMPASTAADVSIDLSESSSRQHRHGRYKKSKVQLAALRKSFLRENWPAEAELRRLQEETGLSRNDIRKWFSDSRYQLRVGRGSLAAAQNCSQHAAVGGKHDQQIQPLPLITQNTRQLNGAKGHEGARSNGIRNSHFFQTFLSNSLEAFGEKVLEAEGFDVMEELSADGDSFKDEEQSEEQPLRLTKTCKIEPDVLQEPSGILKSSPYSSPSGSPPLTASPNKPLSKSISTSKKSAHSAKASPSRTPLHVSGGSSSTSPALTPAGRPRKTKEQLDVLKQHFLRCQWPKSEDYTELVKLTGLPRADVIQWFGDTRYAVKNGQLRWVKGVRDKFLAELAAQQNSSGLTNGSGSGTSTRAGGSRKRKSQTNGTSTDSPDLQPLVTYYLSTGSLNEKDLDSLCKKSRMSYQQVRAWFAAQDLGETDQEPIVAD, encoded by the coding sequence ATGGAAATGTACAGTGATCATAATGGCAGAAACGGACTACTTTTGAGCATGAAGGAGCCTTTTGAAGGGAAAGTAACAAcgacagaatgtgaagaaaagcTTGAAGCTAAACGCTCCAAGGATTTGCGCCACTCTGCCAGCTCAGCTGAAAGCAATGCAACTGGTGTGGCTAGTTTCACCACTAACCACAACTCTGTTGTGTGCCTGCCTCTAGTGTCAGAGGGACTGAAATTGGTATGGACACAGTCGGATCAAACCCGTGAACTTGACACAATCCCAGAGCTGGTCCAAGCCTTTAATTTATTTCCGTATCCATCATCCCGTGAGGTTAACACCTTGGCCCGGGTATGTGCCTTGCCACTGGACAAAGTTAAGGTGTGGTTTATGGTGCAGAGAATTAAGTATGGTATCAGCTGGTCCTCAGAGGAGATAGAGGAGACACGGCGGAAGCTGGCAGTGCCTGAGCTTTGTGATGACCCTACTGAAACAAAGGAAGAAGTCAAAATGAAGTGCAAGAGTAGAAGTTGTGAGGAATTGGTAATTGAGGATAAGGATAGTGATGACATAGAGGGTGCTCTCTCCAGCTTCACCCCCCCGAAGAAGAAACCAAAGTGTGAGTCACCAGATTCCTATAAACCAGCCAAACCCACTGCCCCGTGTTTCAGTTCCACCCTCCCACCTCCCCAGGATTCATACTTCTACCGCCCACCAGCAGATATGCCAGCAAGCACAGCAGCTGATGTCTCCATTGACCTTTCAGAGTCATCTTCACGACAGCACCGTCATGGCCGCTACAAAAAGTCTAAAGTTCAGCTCGCTGCCCTTCGAAAGAGCTTTCTGAGAGAGAACTGGCCTGCGGAGGCAGAGCTCAGACGTTTGCAGGAAGAAACTGGGCTGAGCCGTAACGACATTCGTAAATGGTTCAGTGACAGCCGGTACCAGCTTAGGGTTGGCCGAGGAAGCCTGGCAGCAGCCCAGAACTGCTCTCAACACGCTGCGGTTGGAGGTAAACATGATCAACAAATTCAGCCTCTTCCACTTATTACTCAAAATACTCGTCAACTAAACGGGGCGAAGGGCCACGAGGGAGCCCGTAGCAATGGGATTAGAAATTCACATTTCTTTCAGACCTTTTTGTCTAACAGCCTGGAAGCATTTGGGGAAAAGGTCCTTGAGGCAGAAGGGTTTGATGTTATGGAGGAGCTTTCTGCTGATGGGGACAGTTTTAAAGACGAGGAACAAAGTGAAGAACAACCCTTACGACTGACCAAGACGTGCAAGATTGAGCCAGATGTTCTACAGGAACCATCGGGTATATTGAAATCCTCTCCCTACTCTTCCCCTTCTGGCAGCCCACCACTGACTGCCTCGCCTAATAAACCACTTTCAAAGAGCATCAGCACATCAAAGAAGTCGGCCCACTCAGCCAAAGCCAGTCCCTCACGAACACCCTTGCACGTCTCAGGGGGTTCCTCATCCACATCCCCTGCCCTCACTCCTGCTGGGCGACCAAGAAAGACCAAGGAGCAGTTGGATGTGTTAAAGCAGCATTTCTTGCGCTGCCAGTGGCCCAAGAGTGAAGATTACACTGAGCTTGTTAAGCTTACAGGTTTACCCCGTGCAGATGTTATTCAGTGGTTTGGGGACACACGGTATGCTGTTAAAAATGGCCAGCTGCGCTGGGTGAAGGGGGTCCGCGACAAGTTCTTGGCAGAACTTGCAGCCCAGCAAAACAGCAGTGGTTTAACTAACGGAAGTGGCTCTGGGACATCTACTCGGGCCGGGGGTAGCCGCAAACGAAAATCTCAAACAAACGGGACAAGTACAGATTCCCCAGATCTCCAGCCATTGGTAACATATTACCTTTCAACAGGCTCACTAAATGAAAAAGACCTTGACTCTCTATGCAAGAAATCAAGAATGAGCTACCAGCAAGTACGAGCTTGGTTTGCAGCTCAGGATCTTGGGGAGACTGACCAAGAGCCTATTGTTGCTGATTAA